The following proteins are co-located in the Diaphorobacter sp. HDW4B genome:
- a CDS encoding DUF979 domain-containing protein: MTLTIQHLYYLIGFILAVTALLTVRDASNPRRFSSALFWAIYAVVFLAGDVIPPMWIGLMAVIMAVIAGFGGVAGGKHQPRTDAQYLESAKRLGNKLFVPALAIPLITMIGTLSAKHLIFGGTPLIDLKNSTLVSLGVGCVVALIIACWLTRETPVQGMRESWRLTDALGWALVLPQMLGMLGLVFSDAGVGKAVAYVTTTYINMDIKFIAVAVYVIGMALFTVIMGNGFAAFPVMTGGVGVPVLVHHFGGDPAVMAAVGMLSGYCGTLMTPMAANFNLVPAALLEIDKNAVIKAQIPTALLLLTANVFILYFLMFR, from the coding sequence CACCGCGCTGCTCACCGTTCGTGATGCGAGCAATCCGCGTCGCTTTTCGAGCGCGCTGTTCTGGGCGATCTACGCCGTGGTGTTCCTTGCGGGCGATGTAATTCCGCCCATGTGGATCGGCCTGATGGCCGTGATCATGGCCGTGATCGCAGGCTTTGGCGGTGTGGCCGGTGGCAAGCACCAGCCGCGCACCGATGCGCAATACCTGGAAAGCGCCAAGCGCCTTGGCAACAAGCTCTTCGTGCCGGCACTGGCGATTCCGCTGATCACCATGATCGGCACGCTCTCGGCCAAGCATCTGATCTTCGGCGGCACGCCGCTGATCGATCTGAAGAACAGCACACTGGTGAGCCTGGGCGTGGGCTGCGTGGTGGCGCTGATCATCGCCTGCTGGCTGACGCGCGAAACGCCCGTGCAAGGAATGCGCGAATCGTGGCGCCTGACGGACGCGCTCGGCTGGGCGCTGGTGCTGCCGCAGATGCTGGGCATGCTGGGCCTCGTGTTCTCCGACGCAGGCGTGGGCAAGGCCGTGGCCTATGTGACCACCACCTACATCAACATGGACATCAAGTTCATCGCCGTCGCGGTCTACGTGATCGGCATGGCGCTGTTCACCGTCATCATGGGCAACGGCTTTGCCGCCTTCCCGGTGATGACCGGCGGCGTGGGCGTGCCGGTGCTGGTGCACCACTTCGGCGGTGACCCGGCCGTAATGGCTGCCGTGGGCATGTTGTCGGGTTATTGCGGTACGTTGATGACGCCAATGGCTGCCAACTTCAACCTCGTGCCCGCCGCGCTGCTGGAGATCGACAAGAATGCGGTGATCAAGGCGCAGATTCCCACCGCGCTCTTGCTTCTCACTGCCAACGTGTTCATCCTGTACTTCCTGATGTTCCGTTGA
- the pcp gene encoding pyroglutamyl-peptidase I, giving the protein MSIQTPVQTPVPTILLTGFEPFENDPINPAWEIARTLDGEVIAGAVVHGVELPCVFGDSITTLDQAIAHYRPVLVVALGFAGNRCDITPERVAINLDDARIADNAGNQPVDTQVVEGGPSAYFSTLPIKAMTKAMLDAGVAASVSNTAGTFVCNHIFYAVMHSLAHHAAAPGARGGFIHIPPLPDMQAKNPSITGMDLATQVKGIRAALHAAMTVEQDLRVTAGQIS; this is encoded by the coding sequence ATGTCAATCCAAACACCCGTGCAAACACCCGTACCCACGATCCTGTTGACCGGCTTCGAGCCCTTCGAGAACGACCCGATCAACCCCGCATGGGAGATCGCCCGCACGCTGGACGGCGAAGTCATCGCCGGGGCCGTGGTGCACGGAGTCGAACTGCCCTGCGTGTTCGGCGATTCGATCACCACGCTGGACCAGGCCATCGCGCACTACCGGCCCGTGCTGGTCGTGGCGCTGGGCTTTGCGGGCAACCGCTGCGACATCACGCCCGAGCGCGTGGCCATCAACCTCGACGATGCGCGCATCGCCGACAACGCGGGCAATCAGCCCGTGGACACGCAGGTGGTGGAAGGCGGCCCGTCGGCCTACTTCTCCACCTTGCCGATCAAGGCCATGACGAAGGCCATGCTCGACGCGGGCGTGGCCGCATCGGTCTCCAACACCGCAGGCACCTTTGTCTGCAACCACATTTTCTACGCCGTGATGCACAGCCTTGCGCACCACGCGGCGGCCCCCGGCGCACGTGGTGGCTTCATCCACATTCCGCCGCTGCCCGACATGCAGGCCAAGAACCCCAGCATCACGGGCATGGACCTGGCCACCCAGGTCAAAGGCATTCGCGCCGCACTCCACGCGGCCATGACGGTGGAGCAGGACCTGCGCGTGACCGCAGGCCAGATCTCCTGA
- a CDS encoding LamB/YcsF family protein, producing MKMDLNSDLGESFGAWSMGDDASMLDIVSSANVACGFHAGDPAGILKTLKAAKERNVVVGAHVAYPDLVGFGRRNMDIGSADLVASVIYQIGALQGLAQAASTTVKYVKPHGALYNKIAQDKRQAGDVIKALLELDKSLVLVALAGAPLIQWARDAGLTVVAEAFADRAYTPAGELVSRTLPGAVLHDEAEITERMVKLVREGAVTAIDGSTVRIEADSICVHGDSPGAVSIARNLRERFEREHIHIASFVN from the coding sequence ATGAAAATGGACCTCAACAGCGACCTCGGCGAGAGCTTCGGCGCATGGAGCATGGGCGACGACGCCTCGATGCTCGACATCGTGAGCAGCGCGAACGTGGCCTGCGGTTTTCACGCGGGCGACCCGGCTGGCATCCTCAAGACATTGAAGGCGGCGAAGGAGCGCAACGTCGTCGTCGGCGCGCATGTGGCCTATCCCGATCTGGTGGGCTTTGGTCGCCGCAACATGGACATCGGCAGCGCCGACCTCGTCGCCAGCGTGATCTACCAAATCGGCGCGCTGCAAGGCCTCGCACAAGCAGCTAGCACCACCGTGAAATACGTGAAGCCGCACGGCGCGCTCTACAACAAGATTGCGCAAGACAAGCGCCAGGCAGGCGACGTGATCAAGGCGCTGCTGGAACTCGACAAATCGCTGGTGCTGGTCGCGCTCGCAGGCGCACCGCTGATCCAGTGGGCACGCGATGCGGGCCTCACGGTCGTTGCCGAAGCCTTTGCCGACCGCGCCTACACACCCGCTGGCGAACTGGTCTCGCGCACCCTGCCCGGCGCGGTGCTGCATGACGAGGCCGAGATCACCGAACGCATGGTCAAGCTCGTGCGCGAAGGCGCGGTGACCGCCATCGACGGCAGCACCGTGCGCATCGAAGCCGATTCAATCTGCGTGCACGGCGACAGCCCCGGTGCCGTGTCGATCGCGCGCAATCTGCGTGAACGCTTCGAGCGCGAGCACATCCACATCGCCTCGTTCGTGAACTGA
- a CDS encoding 5-oxoprolinase/urea amidolyase family protein, with translation MRFLPVNRNALMVELADLDDTLALLASLQRTPVHGVEELVPAAKTILVYFRASATTAAQVVSEIASRKLDARTERSDVLVEIPVHYNGEDLTDVAQILGISEAEVIARHTGSEYTVAFTGFAPGFGYLSGGDPIFNVPRRSSPRTKVPAGSVALAGTFSAVYPQASPGGWQLIGVTETPMWDLSRDLPALLQPGYRVKFVDAATLPAAAPKSATPAAAPTDTSTTNALIVRATGLLTVFQDTGRHGQAGQGVSASGAMDQVALKTANRLIGNASHVAALETVGGGLQLKSRGDNVVAVTGADAPITLTTSQGQRWNVSRYAPIALADGDTLSIAQPVAGARCYVAVRGGFNVAPVLGSCSTDTLAHVGPAALKVGDVLTVQPATHHVVGDTALPPDDLPTLQDDVVLDIEFGPRTDWFTPEAVELLCTQRWQVTPQSNRVGLRIEGEVPLSRTVTAELPSEGTPLGALQVPANGQPVLFLADHPLTGGYPVIACVAPHHLDRAGQIPVGAWLRFNPIRRFAEMAPDNTL, from the coding sequence ATGCGATTTCTGCCCGTCAACCGCAACGCATTGATGGTGGAACTCGCCGATCTGGACGACACACTGGCGCTGCTCGCATCGCTGCAACGCACGCCGGTGCATGGCGTGGAAGAACTCGTTCCCGCCGCGAAAACCATCCTCGTGTACTTCCGCGCATCCGCCACGACGGCCGCGCAGGTGGTGAGCGAGATCGCATCGCGCAAGCTCGACGCACGCACCGAACGCAGCGACGTGCTGGTGGAAATTCCCGTGCACTACAACGGCGAAGATCTGACCGATGTGGCGCAGATTCTGGGCATCAGCGAAGCGGAAGTCATCGCCCGCCACACCGGCAGCGAGTACACGGTCGCCTTCACCGGATTCGCTCCGGGCTTTGGCTACCTGAGCGGCGGCGACCCGATCTTCAACGTGCCGCGCCGCAGCTCGCCGCGCACCAAGGTGCCCGCAGGCTCCGTCGCGCTGGCAGGCACTTTCAGCGCGGTCTACCCACAAGCCAGCCCCGGCGGTTGGCAGTTGATTGGCGTGACCGAAACGCCGATGTGGGACCTCTCGCGCGACTTGCCCGCGCTGCTGCAACCCGGTTATCGCGTGAAGTTCGTGGATGCGGCCACGCTGCCTGCAGCCGCACCAAAATCAGCAACGCCTGCTGCCGCGCCGACAGACACATCAACGACCAACGCGCTCATCGTTCGTGCCACCGGCTTGCTCACCGTGTTCCAGGACACCGGCCGCCACGGTCAGGCAGGACAAGGCGTGTCCGCATCCGGCGCGATGGATCAGGTCGCGCTCAAGACCGCCAACCGCCTCATCGGCAACGCCAGCCATGTCGCAGCGCTCGAAACCGTGGGCGGCGGCCTGCAGCTCAAGAGCCGTGGCGACAACGTGGTGGCGGTGACAGGTGCCGACGCGCCCATCACCCTCACCACATCGCAAGGCCAACGCTGGAACGTCTCGCGCTACGCGCCCATCGCGCTGGCCGACGGCGACACGCTGTCCATCGCCCAACCGGTGGCGGGCGCGCGTTGCTATGTGGCGGTGCGCGGCGGCTTCAACGTCGCGCCCGTGCTCGGCAGTTGCTCCACCGACACGCTGGCCCACGTCGGCCCTGCCGCTCTCAAAGTGGGCGATGTGTTGACGGTTCAACCCGCGACGCATCACGTGGTGGGCGACACCGCCTTGCCACCGGACGACCTGCCCACGCTGCAGGACGACGTCGTGCTCGACATCGAGTTCGGCCCGCGCACCGACTGGTTCACGCCCGAAGCCGTCGAGCTGCTGTGCACGCAGCGCTGGCAGGTCACGCCGCAATCGAATCGCGTGGGCCTGCGCATTGAAGGCGAGGTGCCGCTCTCGCGCACCGTCACCGCAGAACTGCCCAGCGAAGGCACACCGCTTGGCGCATTGCAGGTGCCGGCCAACGGCCAACCCGTGCTGTTTCTGGCCGACCACCCTCTTACCGGCGGCTACCCCGTGATCGCCTGCGTCGCGCCCCACCACCTCGACCGCGCGGGACAGATTCCCGTGGGCGCGTGGCTGCGCTTCAACCCCATTCGCCGTTTCGCAGAAATGGCACCCGACAACACGCTTTGA
- a CDS encoding biotin carboxylase N-terminal domain-containing protein, translating to MKKVLIANRGEIAVRVVRACADYGVKSVAIYADSDIDALHVRMADEAYGLAGERPADSYLNIAKIIDIAKKSGADAVHPGYGFLSESEAFAQAVQGAGLIWIGPKPETIALLGDKVSARKVALEVGAPLVAGTKDPVKDASEVLKFAEEHGLPIIIKAAFGGGGRGMKIAWRMDEVEELFASATREAITAFGRGECFVEQFLDKPRHIEAQVIADTHGNVVVLGTRDCSLQRRNQKLVEEAPAPFISDEQRERIHQSARAICAKAGYVSAGTVEYLLSQSGAISFLEVNTRLQVEHPVTEQTTGVDLVVEQLRVADGLPLSITETPQPTGHSFEFRINAEDVGRGFLPTPGKITRFDAPSGPGVRVDSGVQTGSVISGSFDSMMAKLIVTGATREQALIRARRALKEFHIEGVASVLPFHRAVVNQADFSGTDGFKVHTRWIETAFVEPLAAAVRAEPLVDTTLTRTAIEIDGKRVSLGLPAVLLQGLSAAAPGTAGNASAPAAAVADPNVVESPIAGNLHAWKVEDGATVKEGDVIAVMEAMKMEMQVTAHKSGKIALLAKAGTAQTLGAALARIG from the coding sequence ATGAAAAAAGTTCTGATTGCCAACCGTGGTGAGATCGCGGTCCGCGTGGTGCGCGCCTGCGCCGACTACGGCGTGAAATCCGTCGCCATCTACGCCGATTCCGACATCGATGCACTGCACGTGCGCATGGCCGACGAGGCCTACGGTCTGGCTGGTGAGCGACCCGCAGACAGCTATCTCAACATCGCCAAGATCATCGACATCGCCAAGAAAAGCGGTGCCGATGCGGTGCATCCAGGCTACGGCTTTCTCTCGGAATCCGAAGCCTTCGCGCAAGCCGTGCAGGGCGCCGGTCTGATCTGGATTGGCCCCAAGCCCGAAACCATTGCACTGCTCGGCGACAAGGTCAGCGCGCGCAAGGTGGCGTTGGAAGTCGGTGCGCCGCTGGTCGCGGGCACCAAGGACCCGGTGAAGGACGCATCGGAAGTCCTGAAGTTCGCCGAAGAACACGGCCTGCCCATCATCATCAAGGCCGCTTTCGGCGGCGGCGGTCGCGGCATGAAGATCGCGTGGCGCATGGACGAAGTCGAAGAGCTTTTCGCATCGGCCACACGCGAAGCCATCACTGCTTTCGGTCGCGGTGAATGCTTTGTCGAGCAGTTCCTCGACAAGCCACGCCACATCGAAGCGCAAGTGATTGCCGACACGCACGGCAATGTCGTAGTGCTCGGCACGCGCGACTGCTCGCTGCAACGCCGCAACCAGAAGCTCGTGGAAGAAGCCCCCGCGCCCTTCATCAGCGACGAGCAACGTGAACGCATCCACCAGTCCGCGCGCGCCATCTGCGCCAAGGCGGGCTACGTGAGCGCGGGCACGGTGGAATATCTGCTGAGCCAAAGCGGCGCGATCTCGTTCCTCGAAGTGAACACGCGCCTGCAGGTCGAGCACCCGGTCACCGAACAGACCACGGGCGTGGACCTCGTCGTCGAACAACTGCGCGTGGCCGACGGCCTGCCGCTGTCGATCACCGAAACACCCCAGCCCACCGGCCACTCGTTCGAATTCCGCATCAACGCCGAAGACGTGGGCCGCGGCTTTCTGCCCACACCCGGCAAAATCACGCGCTTTGACGCCCCGAGCGGCCCCGGCGTGCGCGTTGATTCCGGCGTGCAGACCGGCTCCGTCATCTCGGGCTCGTTCGACTCGATGATGGCCAAGCTCATCGTCACCGGCGCCACCCGCGAACAGGCACTGATCCGCGCCCGCCGTGCACTCAAGGAATTCCACATCGAAGGCGTCGCTTCGGTCCTGCCTTTCCACCGCGCCGTGGTGAATCAGGCCGACTTCAGCGGCACCGATGGCTTCAAGGTCCACACCCGCTGGATCGAAACCGCCTTCGTGGAACCCCTCGCCGCCGCCGTGCGCGCAGAGCCGCTGGTGGACACCACGCTCACCCGCACCGCCATCGAAATCGACGGCAAGCGCGTATCGCTCGGCCTGCCCGCCGTGCTGCTGCAGGGCCTGTCCGCTGCTGCTCCGGGCACGGCTGGCAACGCATCCGCACCCGCTGCTGCGGTGGCTGATCCCAACGTCGTCGAATCCCCCATCGCAGGCAATCTGCACGCATGGAAGGTTGAAGACGGCGCAACCGTCAAGGAAGGCGACGTGATCGCCGTGATGGAAGCGATGAAGATGGAAATGCAGGTGACCGCACACAAGAGCGGAAAGATCGCGCTGCTGGCAAAAGCCGGAACTGCGCAGACGCTGGGAGCGGCGCTCGCGCGGATTGGTTGA
- a CDS encoding glutathione S-transferase family protein, with the protein MPLALYGHPFSSYTQKVLIALYENQTAFEFRWVAPDQPLHMAEWQRLWPLRKFPVLLDGEQSIAESSIVIEHLHLHHPGPVALLPSDAQAALDVRFMDRFFDLHVMSPMQTAVNGALSGDAIRRKDGLAFAQEKLEIAYAWLDTHLAGKTWACGERFSMADCAAAPSLFYADWTHPISGAHSHLKAYRERLLVRPSFARAVNEARPFRAYFPLGAPDRD; encoded by the coding sequence ATGCCCCTCGCACTCTACGGCCACCCCTTTTCCTCGTACACACAGAAGGTCCTGATCGCGCTGTACGAGAACCAGACGGCGTTTGAATTCCGCTGGGTCGCTCCTGATCAGCCCTTGCATATGGCGGAGTGGCAAAGGCTGTGGCCGCTGCGCAAGTTTCCGGTGTTGCTCGACGGCGAGCAAAGCATTGCCGAGAGCAGCATCGTCATCGAGCATCTGCACTTGCATCATCCCGGCCCGGTGGCGCTCTTGCCATCCGATGCGCAAGCGGCGCTCGATGTGCGATTCATGGATCGCTTCTTCGATCTGCATGTGATGAGCCCCATGCAAACCGCCGTGAACGGAGCGCTGAGCGGCGATGCCATCAGGCGCAAGGACGGTCTGGCATTCGCGCAGGAAAAGCTGGAGATAGCGTACGCGTGGCTCGATACGCATCTCGCGGGCAAGACCTGGGCGTGCGGCGAGCGGTTTTCGATGGCCGATTGCGCGGCTGCGCCCTCGCTGTTCTATGCGGATTGGACGCATCCGATTTCCGGTGCGCACTCTCATTTGAAAGCCTACCGGGAGCGGCTGTTGGTGCGTCCATCGTTTGCTCGTGCGGTGAATGAAGCGCGGCCTTTCCGGGCCTACTTTCCGCTCGGTGCACCGGATCGGGATTGA
- a CDS encoding DUF2760 domain-containing protein, protein MTQNTPPSFFSRIAIAIGSFFAILGNGRLAADITRLRGGEQLAADVPTPEPKEVRIEVPVEKIVETRVEVPVEKIIERTVQVRVPTDTAALQVLGLMQREARFVDFIQEDVASYSDAEIGAAARVVHEGCRKVLKEHFKLVPVRDEAEGSRITVAPGFDTTAIRLTGNVVGQAPFTGTLTHRGWKVSQMQLPQLTDEKAAEIVAQAEVEL, encoded by the coding sequence ATGACTCAGAACACCCCACCCTCTTTTTTCAGTCGCATCGCGATTGCCATCGGCAGCTTTTTTGCCATCCTCGGCAACGGTCGTCTCGCGGCTGACATCACCCGTCTGCGCGGTGGCGAGCAGCTCGCCGCCGATGTGCCCACGCCCGAACCCAAGGAAGTGCGCATCGAAGTGCCGGTCGAGAAAATCGTCGAAACCCGTGTGGAGGTGCCCGTCGAAAAGATCATCGAACGCACCGTGCAGGTTCGCGTGCCGACCGACACCGCAGCCCTGCAAGTGCTCGGCCTGATGCAGCGCGAAGCCCGCTTTGTGGACTTCATCCAGGAAGATGTGGCCAGCTACAGCGATGCCGAAATCGGTGCCGCCGCACGCGTGGTGCACGAAGGCTGCCGCAAGGTGCTCAAGGAGCATTTCAAGCTCGTGCCCGTGCGCGACGAAGCCGAAGGCAGCCGCATCACCGTGGCGCCGGGCTTCGACACCACCGCGATTCGCCTGACCGGCAATGTGGTCGGCCAAGCGCCATTCACCGGCACGCTCACGCATCGCGGCTGGAAGGTTTCGCAGATGCAACTGCCGCAACTCACCGACGAAAAAGCCGCTGAGATCGTGGCTCAGGCAGAGGTGGAACTGTGA
- a CDS encoding Hsp70 family protein: MTTTTTSNPDALFCIGIDLGTTHCALSYVDKTASDGDKVDQQVLNIPQLTAPASVEGKPLLPSFLYLPHETELTPADMALPGAGEQSYIVGEFARTRGANTPIRLVSSAKSWLCHPGVDRRSPLLPSDAPPEVQRVSPLEASTRYLKHLRWAWDNAHPEAPFNEQDITVTIPASFDPAARELTAEACRNAGFNNLTLLEEPQAALYSWIQQSGGQWRKQVKNGDIILVVDVGGGTTDLSLIAVLEHEGNLELQRVAVGEHILLGGDNMDLALAYGLARKLAQEGKQLDAWQTRALSHGCRAAKEQLLANENLQSVPVVVPSRGSKLIGGSIRTELTRTEVLAMLVEGFFPKVNAADKPQTRARAALTQLGLPYAQDAAVTRHLAAFLSRQAGATEQIDGLQGTQPAGAGFLHPSAILFNGGVLKSTQIEQRIVNVINGWLATENAPALRVLDGANLDLAVARGAAYYGHVRQGRGVRIRGGTAQSYYVGIESNMPAIPGMEPPISALCLAPFGLEEGSEVALDGEEFGLVVGEPVRLRFFGSSVRRSDVVGTMLDFWGPEELVELQEIEATLPAEGRNAGDVVPVTLLARATDIGTLELNAVPVGGNERWKVEFDVRAETSLADAEQVSA, from the coding sequence ATGACGACGACAACGACCTCCAATCCCGACGCGCTGTTCTGCATCGGCATCGACCTGGGCACCACGCACTGCGCGCTGTCGTATGTGGACAAGACCGCGAGCGATGGCGACAAGGTCGACCAGCAGGTGCTGAACATTCCGCAGCTCACGGCTCCCGCGAGTGTGGAAGGCAAGCCGCTGCTGCCCTCGTTCCTGTATCTGCCGCACGAAACCGAACTGACACCCGCCGACATGGCGCTGCCGGGCGCGGGCGAGCAAAGCTACATCGTCGGCGAGTTTGCACGCACGCGCGGCGCGAACACGCCCATCCGTCTGGTGAGCAGCGCCAAGAGCTGGCTGTGCCATCCGGGTGTGGATCGCCGCTCGCCGCTGCTGCCATCGGACGCACCACCCGAAGTGCAGCGCGTGTCGCCGCTCGAAGCATCGACGCGCTACCTCAAGCACCTGCGCTGGGCCTGGGACAACGCGCATCCCGAAGCGCCGTTCAACGAGCAGGACATCACGGTCACCATTCCCGCATCCTTCGATCCGGCCGCGCGTGAGCTGACGGCGGAGGCCTGCCGCAACGCGGGCTTCAACAACCTCACACTGCTCGAAGAACCGCAGGCCGCGCTCTACAGTTGGATTCAGCAAAGCGGCGGCCAGTGGCGCAAGCAGGTGAAGAACGGCGACATCATCCTCGTGGTGGACGTGGGCGGTGGCACGACCGACCTGTCGCTCATCGCCGTGCTGGAGCACGAAGGCAATCTGGAACTGCAACGCGTGGCCGTGGGCGAGCACATTCTGCTTGGTGGCGACAACATGGACTTGGCGCTGGCCTACGGTCTGGCACGCAAGCTCGCGCAGGAAGGCAAGCAGCTCGACGCATGGCAAACGCGCGCTCTCTCGCATGGTTGCCGCGCGGCCAAGGAGCAGTTGCTTGCCAATGAAAATCTGCAAAGCGTGCCAGTCGTTGTGCCCAGCCGTGGCAGCAAGCTGATCGGCGGCAGCATCCGCACCGAACTCACGCGCACCGAAGTGCTGGCGATGCTGGTCGAAGGCTTCTTCCCCAAAGTCAACGCAGCCGACAAGCCGCAGACACGCGCTCGCGCAGCGCTCACGCAGCTTGGCCTGCCGTACGCGCAGGACGCTGCCGTCACGCGCCATCTGGCCGCATTCCTCTCGCGCCAAGCGGGTGCGACGGAGCAGATCGACGGACTGCAAGGCACGCAGCCTGCGGGCGCTGGCTTCCTGCATCCATCGGCGATTCTGTTCAACGGCGGCGTGCTCAAGTCCACGCAGATCGAGCAGCGCATCGTCAACGTCATCAATGGCTGGCTGGCCACCGAAAACGCACCCGCACTGCGCGTGCTCGATGGTGCGAATCTCGACCTCGCCGTCGCTCGCGGCGCGGCTTACTACGGCCATGTGCGTCAGGGCCGTGGTGTGCGCATTCGCGGCGGCACGGCGCAGTCGTACTACGTCGGCATCGAATCCAACATGCCCGCGATTCCCGGCATGGAGCCACCGATTTCCGCGCTGTGCCTTGCACCGTTCGGTCTGGAAGAAGGCTCTGAAGTGGCGCTTGATGGCGAAGAATTCGGCCTCGTCGTGGGCGAGCCGGTTCGCCTGCGCTTCTTTGGCTCGTCCGTGCGCCGCAGCGATGTGGTGGGCACCATGCTGGATTTCTGGGGCCCCGAAGAACTGGTCGAGCTGCAGGAAATCGAAGCCACCTTGCCCGCCGAAGGCCGCAACGCGGGCGACGTGGTTCCCGTGACTTTGCTCGCACGCGCGACCGACATCGGCACGCTCGAACTCAACGCCGTGCCCGTGGGCGGCAACGAGCGCTGGAAGGTGGAATTCGACGTGCGCGCCGAAACATCCCTTGCCGACGCCGAACAGGTCAGCGCATGA